The Fusarium falciforme chromosome 7, complete sequence genome window below encodes:
- a CDS encoding Carboxylic ester hydrolase has product MLFTTLALWASLAAAAPVCDTTNFITVDTSNGPITGHLADNSACVVEYLGIPYAKPPVGKLRFAPPERFTSREPYKAEKFGYDCPLSPSKKVNYPDMTPQAQDIISYFASNAGTPQSEDCLTLNIWSKATSNSVKANKPVLVFFYGGRFAIGNTNSPFYNGKYFADSEDIVVVTVNYRINIFGFPGGPGEANLGLRDQRAAVEWIRDNIWRFGGSPTKITIAGQSSGGVAVDYWTYAYQKDPIVNGIIAPSGNAFSFPVNAEGVPEKNWNTVVSAVGCGDAKDVMACMREADWEDIKAAAATVRPTSSSSVLRSIPPFYPKPDGKIVFSDYVSLTKAGSFAKVPILMGHNHNEDGYYRIPAYGNGVTPTDAQVTSFLLESFTCPVSYQAKARRDHGVSAWAYRYLADWDNTRLFPTSGAYHGVDLHMIFGASGDVSGIQPSADQKKLTKIMQRAWFTFSDNPTKGLTQLGWPQFDPNGKTLIELGKGTKPAVSFVKPSVYDAPCSTITMGALGTSS; this is encoded by the exons ATGCTCTTCACAACCCTTGCCCTATGGGCCAGCCTCGCGGCTGCTGCCCCCGTGTGCGACACCACCAACTTCATCACCGTCGACACGTCCAACGGTCCCATCACGGGTCACCTCGCTGACAACTCGGCGTGCGTGGTCGAGTACCTGGGCATCCCGTACGCAAAGCCCCCCGTGGGCAAGCTGCGCTTTGCTCCCCCTGAGCGCTTCACCTCTAGGGAACCCTACAAGGCGGAAAAGTTTGGTTATGACTGCCCCTTGTCGCCTAGCAAGAAGGTCAACTATCCTGATATGACGCCTCAGGCGCAGGATATTATTTCCTACTTTGCTAGCAATGCCGGCACTCCTCAGAGTGAGGACTGTTTGACTTTGAACATTTGGTCCAAGGCCACGTCCAACTCTGTCAAGGCCAACAAGCCAGTGCTGGTGTTTTTCTACGGCGGCC GCTTCGCTATTGGAAACACCAACAGTCCTTTCTACAACGGCAAGTACTTTGCCGATTCTGAGGACATTGTTGTTGTCACCGTCAACTACCGGATCAACATCTTTGGCTTCCCCGGAGGCCCCGGAGAAGCCAACCTCGGCCTGCGTGATCAGCGTGCTGCCGTTGAATGGATTCGTGACAACATCTGGCGATTTGGCGGCAGCCCTACCAAGATCACCATTGCTGGCCAGTCTTCTGGTGGCGTGGCTGTTGACTACTGGACCTACGCCTACCAGAAGGACCCCATTGTCAACGGCATCATCGCCCCTTCTGGAAACGCGTTTAGCTTCCCTGTCAACGCCGAGGGCGTCCCTGAGAAGAACTGGAACACGGTTGTCTCCGCTGTCGGATGTGGAGATGCCAAGGATGTCATGGCCTGCATGCGCGAGGCCGACTGGGAGGATATCAAGGCGGCCGCCGCTACTGTCAGGCCTACCTCGAGCTCTAGCGTCCTCCGGTCCATCCCTCCCTTCTACCCCAAGCCCGACGGCAAGATTGTCTTTTCCGACTATGTCAGCTTGACCAAGGCTGGCAGCTTTGCCAAGGTCCCCATTCTTATGGGCCACAACCACAACGAAGATGGCTACTACCGTATCCCCGCCTACGGCAACGGCGTCACTCCCACAGACGCTCAAGTCACTTCATTCCTCCTCGAGTCCTTCACCTGCCCCGTATCCTACCAGGCCAAAGCTCGGCGCGACCACGGTGTTTCCGCGTGGGCCTATCGATACCTTGCTGACTGGGATAACACGCGTCTCTTCCCTACCAGCGGAGCCTACCACGGTGTGGATCTGCATATGATCTTCGGAGCCTCTGGAGACGTCAGCGGAATTCAGCCGTCGGCCGACCAGAAGAAGCTTACCAAGATTATGCAGCGCGCCTGGTTCACCTTTAGCGACAATCCTACCAAGGGCTTGACGCAGCTTGGCTGGCCGCAGTTTGATCCCAACGGCAAGACTCTGATTGAGCTGGGCAAGGGCACTAAGCCTGCTGTCAGTTTCGTCAAGCCTTCCGTCTATGATGCGCCCTGCTCGACAATTACCATGGGTGCACTTGGCACTTCCTCATAA